A section of the Phaseolus vulgaris cultivar G19833 chromosome 8, P. vulgaris v2.0, whole genome shotgun sequence genome encodes:
- the LOC137824971 gene encoding uncharacterized protein, translated as MHLAKQIVLSLEFSTQHRKQLVLEKRIKELEHDKESLQSDFEAAQGSVDLMRDMVEKSRKEYLSQVEETIKTEILMGQAVNALDSEVVELRSKVINLEAETSFLRQLNSQLAGDLKSTKEEATKGGRKLEKAVDELSAIKVELAKAKGKLGEAASSIASLTIEKNALETSKQKLEADNAELMNVGADALADDSMTGKDRRLALLELAKRRGTKGTGSSSSTTEPIAAPPLSVAPAEGPELGKKRKRLVKASTSLAAAATVASTEEESSGSPLIHRQRKKPQLRGLRLSSLERSRPAVASNFSTAIFPPAGPSPGPPAHPAGGPPPPLPIPTATAEGGVSSSRPSTSGANHENFSRVITLVRQLISNRELVEWNGDEVDMHWPSR; from the exons atgcacttggccaagcagatagtgctttccctagagttttccacccagcaccgcaagcaatTAGTCCTGGAGAAGAGgatcaaggagcttgagcacgacaaggagtcactgcagagtgactttgaggctgcccaagggtccgtaGACCTGATGAGGGACATGGTGGAGAAGTCCAGGAAAGAGTACCTATCGCAGGTcgaagagaccatcaagactgagatttTGATGGGACAAGCTGTCAACGCTCTGGACAGCGAAGTGGTGGAGCTGAGGAGCAAGGTAATCAACTTGGAGGCTGAGACTTCCttcctacgccaactgaactcacaactaGCGGGGGATCTCAAGTCCACCAAGGAGGAGGCCACTAAAGGGGGGAGGAAACTTGAGAAGGCAGTGGACGAGCTTTCTGCGATAAAGGTCGAGCTTGCCAAAGCAAAGGGCAAACTGGGAGAAGCTgcctcttccattgcttccctCACCATTGAGAAGAACGCCTTGGAGACGTCAAAGCAAAAGCTGGAAGCTGACAACGCCGAActtatgaacgtgggtgctgacgcCCTTGCTGATG ACTCAATGACGGGGAAAGACAGGAGGCTGGCCTTGCTAGAGCTTGCCAAGCGTCGGGGAACCAAGGGCACTGGGTCCTCCTCTTCTACGACTGAGCCCATCgcagcccctccactctcggtcgcgccagctgaaggccccgagctaggaaagaaaaggaaaaggctggtgaaggcttccacttcacttgctgctgctgctACCGTGGcctcaactgaagaggagagctctggctctccCCTTATACACCGTCAGAGGAAGAAGCCACAGTTGAGGGGgcttcgtctctccagcctggagagatcgag gccagcagttgcctccaacttctcaactgccatcttccccccaGCAGGCCCATCACCTGGTCCACCtgctcatcctgctgggggtccaccaccaccactgccaatTCCCACCGCCACTGCTGAAGGTGGGGTGTccagctcgcgcccaagcaCTTCTGGGGCCAACCACGAAaacttcagcagggtcatcaccctggttcgacagctcataagcaaccgggagcttgtcgaatggaatggtgatgaggtggaTATGCACTGGCCAAGCAGGTAG